The following is a genomic window from Miltoncostaea oceani.
CGTCGTCCTGCACGGCGGCCACGCCGGCGACGCCGGTCGCGGGGATGGCCAGGGCGGCGCCGACCGCGGCGGTCGCCGCCAGTCCGATCAGGGCACGCCGGGGCGCGAATGCCTGTGGTCTCACCGGTCTCGTCTCCTCATCCAGGGCACGGGCGGCGGGGATGGTACCAACGATGGGCCCGGACCCCGACCGGCCGGGGCGGCCTTACGGACCTCTAACGCCTGTCGTCGAAGAACGCGCGCAGCAGGCCGAGCGCCTCGGCGGCGAGGACGCCCCCCTGGATCTCGACGCGGTGCAGCAACCGGGGGTCCTGGAGCGGGTTGATCACCGAGCCGGCCGCCCCGACCTTCTGGTCGGGGGCGCCGAAGACGACGCGGGCGACGCGCGCCTGCTGGATCGCGCCGGCGCACATGGGGCACGGCTCGAGGGTGCAGTAGAGGACGGTCCCGAGCAGGCGCCACCCGCCGAGCGTGACGGCCGCGGCCCGCAGGGCCAGCACCTCCGCGTGCGCCGTGGGGTCGCCGCGGGCCTCCCGCTCGTTGTGCGCGGCGCCGACCACCTCGCCGTCGCGCACCACCACCGCCCCGACGGGGACGTCGCCGTGGTCGGCCGCCTCGGCCGCCTCGCGGAGCGCGACCCGCATGAAGTGCTCGTCGCGCGGGAAGACGCGGGTCATGGCGGGACCCTACCCGTGGGGGGTACCCTGCGGCGGTGCGCATCGTCGCGGTCAGCACGGGCCTGCCGGCCGACCTCACCTCCGGGTCCCGCACCGTCCTGAGCGGCATCGTGAAGGCGCCGGTCGACGGGCGCGTCGCCGTCGGGCCGACGGGCCTCGCCGGGGACGGGCAGGCCGACCTCTCGGTGCACGGCGGCCCCGACAAGGCCGTGTACGCCTATCCGCTCGAGCACTACGCCCACTGGGCGGCGGAGCTCGGGCGCGACGACCTCGCGCCGGGGCACTTCGGCGAGAACCTCACGGTCGAGGGCCTGCCGGAGGACGAGATCGCGATCGGCGACGTGCTGCGGTCCGACGGGGCGCTGTTCGAGGTCAGCCAGCCCCGCGTGCCGTGCTTCAAGCTCGGGATGCGGATGGGCGACCCCGGGTTCCTGAAGCCGTTCCTGCGCAGCGGGCGCGTCGGCTTCTACCTGCGGGTGCTCGAGACCGGATCGGTCGGGGCCGGCGACGCGCTGCGCCGGGAGCACGCGGCGGAGGGGTCGATGACCGTCCGCGGGGTCGCGGCGCTCCTGCTCGACTCCGCCTCCGCGGACGACCTGGCCCGGGGGGCCGAGGTCGCCGCCCTCCCCCTCGCGTGGCGGGAGGGGTTCGCGAACCGGGCGATCGCCCTCAGGCGGCGGCCTGCATGACCAGCAGGGCGGCGTACCCGGCGGCGTAGGAGCCGGTGAGCGCGATCGGGACGGCGCGGGGCAGGTCGCGCACCCGGAAGTCGCTCGTGGCGAGGAAGGCGAGCTTCACGAGGTCGCCGGCGAGCATCAGGGCGCCGAACGCGACGACGTGACCGCCCAGGTCGCCGTCGCGGGCGAGGGCGACCGTCATGCAGACGTGGCCGGCGAGCATGAGGGGGATGAACGCCATGCCGACGACCTCGCGCTCGAGCAGGCGGTCGGCGACGGCGGCGAGCAGACCGGCGGAGAGGACGGCGAGCAGGATCACCTGCGCGAGCCGGATGCCGTCGGCCCCGTCGGCCGCCCGCCCGAGGGCCGTGACGAGCGCCGCGACGCCCACCACGATCCCGGCGCCCTTCAGGGCGGTCTCGAGCCACCCGAGCGGGCCCCACTGCCCCACGTGCCAGTCGCGGCGCACCGGCTCCGTCACGGCGCGGGGCAGATCGCGGCGCCGGCGGGGATGACGGCGCGCGCGGCGGCGGCGTCGAAGCCGCCGGTGCGGACCACGTCGGCGGGCGAGGCGCCGCCCCCGTCGACGGCGACGGCGTAGTGGTGCAGGCCGTCGGGGCTCACGGTCGCGGCGGCCGCGGGCCCGCAGAGGCGCGCGACCTCCTGGTCGACGAGGCGGACGTCCGCCTGGCGGGCGGCGGCGGTGATGCGCCCCTCCGGCGGCGACGCCGGGCCGGGGCCGACCACGGCGAGGACCCCGACGACGATCGTGCCGGCGGCGAGGACGCCGAGGCCGGCGTGGCGCAGGGTGCGGCCGTCCCGCGAGCCGCGCCAGGGGGGCGCGGCCTCGGGGAGCGGGCGGGCGAAGCGCCCCCGGCGCGCCGGGGGGAGGACCGCCGCGACGGGCGCGAGGCACGCGATCACGGCGACGCCGACCTGGGAGGCCTCGAGGCTCGCGAGGCCGAGCATCCGGAGCGGCAGGCAGGCGACGGTCCAGAGGGCCGCGAGCGCCAGCACCGCCGCCGCGCGGTGGACGCGGCCCCAGGCGGTCCAGGTGCGGGCCGCGCGGCGCCACGGGGGCAGCGCGAGGTAGGCGTCGACGCGCCGGCGGCGCCAGATCGCGCGGGCCGTCTCGCCGACGGGGCCGCCCGCGGGGCCGAGCAGCGGCTCGAGCTGCTCCGCGACCTCGGACTCCAGCTGGGCCTGGCGGCGCAGCATCCCCTCGGTGCGCTCCCGCGCCAGGCGCTCCCGGCGCCCCGAGGGGCGGCCGATCGGCGCGGACGCCGCCGTCACGACGGCTCCCCGACGGCCATGCGCACGATCTCGTCGGGGTCGTCGGACATCTGGATGAGGTCCATGTCGCTGCGGCCGACGAACCCGTCGTCGAGCAGGCGCGCCTGGATCCAGCGCACCAGCCCGGCCCAGTGGGACACGCCGCACAGCACCACCGGGAAGCTGCGGGCCTTCCCCGTCTGGATCAGGGTGAGCGCCTCGAACAGCTCGTCCATCGTCCCGAACCCGCCGGGGAACACGATGTAGGCCTCGGCGTACTTCACGAACATGGTCTTCCGGACGAAGAAGTACCGGAAGGCGATCGCCAGGTTCACGTAGTCGTTGACGGCCTGCTCGTGCGGCAGCTCGATGGTGCACCCCACCGACATGCCGCCGGCCTCCGACGCACCCCGGTTGGCGGCCTCCATGATCCCCGGCCCGCCGCCGGTGATGACGGCGTACCCGCGCTCCACGAGCCGGCGGCCCACGTCGCGCGCGAGCTCGTAGTGGGGGTTCTCGCTGCCGATCCGGGCGGAGCCGAACACCGACACGGCGGGGCCGACCCGGGCGAGGGCGTCGAAGCCGTCGACGAACTCGCCGAGGATCCGCAGGACGCGCCACGGATCGCTGTGCAGGAACTCGGGGTCGCTGCCGCGCCCGAGGAGGCCCGCGTCGGCGTGCCCGAGGGCGGCCTCCCCCGGTCCGCGGGCCCCGAGGCGGCCGCGCCGCTCGAGGCTCACCGGTCCGCCGATCCGACGTGCCGCACGAGCGCGTCGAGCGGGAGGCGGGCGGCGCCGGCGCTCCACCGGGCCACGTCGCGGCGGGCGGGGTCGCGGGGTCGCTCGGGGGACCCGAACGTCAGGACGATGACGGCGCGCTCCGGCGCCTCGATGCCGAGGGCGCGGGCGAGCGCGTCGCGGTCGGCGATGCCGTTCGGGCACGAGGTGACGCCCTCCGCCCAGGCCGCGAGCATCATGTTCTGGGCGGTGCGCCCCGCGTCGAAGTCGACGAGGCCGCCGCCGGGGCTCACGACGAGCACGACCACGAAGCCGGCGGACATGACGTTGCCCGCGGCGTAGACGGCGTCCGCGACGGCGGGGACCGCCTCGCCCTCGACCACCACGAACCGGCAGGGCTGCCGGTTGCGGGCGCTGCCGGCGAGGCGGCCCGCGTCGAGGATCGCGGTGCGCACCGTATCCGGGACCTCGGCGCCCGAGTAGCGGCGGGCGTCGCGCTTGCTGGCCACGGCGAGGTGCACGTCCATGCCCGGGCAGGTTAGACGACGGGTCGCGGGCCGCGACCCGGGTGTCAGGCGGCGGCTTCGGAGCGCTGCGTGTGGGAGACGCAGAACGGCGTCCCCCAGATCGGCTCGCGCCCGCACGGCTTGCCCTTGCGGTTGAGGGCGGCGCAGCGGGGGGTGGAGCCGTCGAGCCCGGACGAGCCGCGCTCCTGCTCGAAGAAGGCCCGTGCGCGGGTGAGGTGCGCCTCGATCACGCGGGAGGTGCGGAGCTGGTCCTGGGCCCGCATGAGCGACCGGGCCGAGGAGAAGAGCGACCGCGCCGCCATGGGCTGGGAGCGGGGGTCGGCGGCGAGGCGGGAGATGCCGGCCTCGCAGACCTGGAGCAGGTAGCGCTCCGACCAGCCGGGCCGACGTGGGTCCGGCATGAGGGACGGCCGCAGCGCCGTCCAGAGGTCTCGCGTGAACCGCTGCATGGCCGCGGCGCGGCTCATCGGCAGGTCGGAGGGCGGTACTCCCATGGTTGCGGCCATGGCCGGGATGACACCAGAATCCAGACAGGCTGTCAAGAGTCTGTCGAGGTTTATTCTTCCCAATGGTGGTCCCCGATCCCCCCCGCGCCGGGGGCGGGACGGGATAGCCTGGACAGGTTGTCGAGATTTGATCCAGCCGTGACCCCGCTGACCACCGACACGACGCCGACGACCCCACCGGGCCTCCTGCGCATCGGGGAGCTCAGCCGCCGTCACGGCGTCAGTCCGGACCTGCTCCGGGTGTGGGAGCGGCGCTACGGCCTGCTGGAGCCCGAGCGCTCCCCCGGCGGCTTCCGGCTCTACACGCCGAAGGACGAGGAGCGCGTGCGCGCCATGCGCCGCCACCTCGCCCAGGGGTTCTCGGCCGCCGTCGCGGCCCGCATGGCCCTGCGCGCGCCGACGCCGCCGCCCTCGTCCGAGCGCCAGGGGGCGATGGACAGCGCCCTCGACGAGCTCGGCGCCGCGCTCGAGGCGTTCCAGGACGTCGAGGCGCAGGCGGTGCTCGACCGGCTGCTCGCGACGTTCAGCGTCGAGGCCGTCCTCCGCGACGTGGTCCTCCCCTACCTCCAGCGCCTCGGGCGCCGGTGGGAAGAGGGCGAGATCTCGATCGGCCAGGAGCACTTCGCCAGCGCCGTCCTGCGCGGCCGGCTGCTCGGCCTCGCCCGCGGGTTCGACGTCGGCGTCGGCCCGCGCGCGCTGCTCGCATGCCCGTCGGGCGAGCGACACGACCTCGGGCTGCTGTGCTTCGGCATCGGGCTGCGCGAGCACGGCTGGCGCGTCACCTACCTCGGCGCGGACAGCCCCATCGAGACGATCCGCGACACCGCCGGGCGCCTCGACCCGGACCTCGTCGTCGTCTGCGCCGAGCGCGAGGAGCCGCTCGACGCCGTCGTGCACGAGCTGCGCGAGCTGTCGGCCGCCCACCCCCTCGCCCTCGCGGGACGGGGCGCCTCGGTGGAGACGGCGCACGCCGCGCGCGCCTCGCTGCTGCAGGACGCGCCCATGGCCGCCGCGGCGCGGCTGGCGAGCGAGTGGACGTCCCGGGGAAAGGTGCGTGAGACCCGGCCCAGCGGGTAGCCTTCGCCACCATCCGAGCGGAGGGGAGGCCGATGACGGAGTTCCTCAACACGACGATCAACGGCCTCTCGAGCGGGGCCATCTACGCGCTCGGGGCCATCGGGTTGTCGCTGGTCTACGGCATCCTGAAGCTGGTCAACTTCGCGCACGGCGACTTCATGACCCTCGGCGGCTACGTCGCGTTCGCCATCAACGTGAGCGCGGGGATGCCCCTCGTGGTCGCGTTCCTCGGCGCGATCGCCGCGGTCGCCGCCCTCGGCCTGGTCCTCGAGTGGGGCATCTGGGCCCCCATGCGCCGCCGCGGCGCGGGCGTCATGCAGCTCCTGCTGCTCTCGATCGGCCTCGCCTTCGTCATCCGCAACCTGATCCTCTTCCACTGGGGCGGTGACGACCGCTCGCTCGACGTCGACCAGTTCCAGTCGTGGAACCCGTTCGGCGGCGTCCAGATCACCGCGATCCAGGTGACGGTGATCGTCACCGCCGGCGTCGTCCTGCTGGTCGTCGCGACGATGCTGAAGTCGACGCTGATCGGGAAGACGATGCGGGCCCTCGCCGACTCCTTCGACCTGGCCGAGGTCTCCGGCGTCAACACGAAGCGCGTCGTGACGTACACGTGGCTGCTCGCGGGGTCCCTCGCCGGCCTCGCCGGCGTCCTCGCCGCCGTCTACACGACCCTCACCCCCAACACGGGGTGGTTCCTGCTGCTGTCGATCTTCGCGGCGGTCGTGCTCGGCGGCATCGGCAACGCCTACGGCGCGCTCGTCGGCGGCGTCGTGCTCGGGCTGGTGCAGGAGTGGTCGACGATCTTCTTCGCGGCGACCTACAAGGAGGCCATCGGCTTCGTCGTCCTGATCCTCGTGCTGCTCCTCCGGCCGCAGGGCATCTTCGGCCAGGCCCGGACGGTCTGAGGCCGTGGACCCCCTCCTCGCATTCGGCTTCTGGGCCTTCGTCCTCACCTTCGCCGGGATCTACGCGATCTTCGTCCTCGGCCTGCAGGTCGAGGTCGGCGACACCGGCCTCATCAACTTCGGCCACGTCGCGTTCATGGCGATCGGCGCCTACACCACCGGCCTGCTGCTCACCAACGACGTCTCCATCTGGATCGCGATGCCGGTGGCGATCATCGCGGCGGGCGCGGCGGGCGCCCTGCTCGGCATCCCGACCCTGCGCCTGCGCGCCGACTACTTCGCGATCACGACGATCGCGGCCGGGGAGATCCTGCGGATCACGATCGAGAACGAACAGGAGACCACCGGCGGCACCCAGGGCCTGCGCGGGGCGAGCGGCCCGTGGCGCGACTTCAACAACGACGTCCTCGACACGTTCTCCGGGTGGGGCATCGACCTCGACCGGCGCGTGCCGCTGCTCGTGATCGTCTGGGTGACCCTCGTCCTGGTGGGGCTGCTGCTCGTGTACCTCGGCCGCACCCCGTGGCGGCGTGCGCTGCGGGCGGTGCGCGAGAACGAGGAGGCCGCGGCGGCGTCGGGGATCCCGGTGTTCTCGTACAAGCTGCAGTCTCTGGTGCTGGGCTCGGCCATCGCCGGCCTCGCCGGGGTGCTGTTCACCTTCTACTCGACGACCCTCTTCCCCGAGAACTTCGAGCCCATCTTCACCTTCGTCGGCTTCGCGATCCTCATCCTCGGCGGTATCGGCTCGTACTTCGGCGTCGTCGTCGGGTCGATCGTGATCGGGTTCATCGTGTCCGGCACCCGGTTCCTCGACTTCCCGCTCGAGGCCGACAAGGTCGCCGCCCTGCGCTTCGTGCTGGTCGGGCTGATCATCATGGCGATGATGGCCTTCCGGCCGCAGGGGCTGTTCGGCAAGAAGGAGGAGCTCCATCTCGACGCCTGACGAGGCACCGGCGCCCGTCGACGCGACGGCCCCCCTGCTCGACGTGCGCGACCTGAGGGTCCGCTTCGGGGGCCTGCAGGCCGTGGCCGGCGCCACCTTCGACGTCCGCGCCGGCTCGATGACCGCGCTGATCGGGCCGAACGGCGCGGGCAAGACGACGGCCTTCAACCTGCTGACCGGCTTCATCCGCGCCGACTCGGGGGCCGTCCGGTTCGCGGGCACCGACATCTTCCGGGAGCGGCCCGACCGCATCTCCCGCCTCGGAATGGTCCGCACGTTCCAGCTCACCCGCGTGCTGTCGAAGATGACGGTGATCGACAACGTGATGCTGGCCGCGCCCGACCAGCCGGGCATGCAGCTCCACAACGCCCTGTTCCGCCGCTCCGCCTGGCGCGCCCGGGAGGCCGAGGTGCGGGAGGAGGCGATGACGCTGCTCGCCGAGGTCGGCATCGAGAAGCACGCCGCGTCGTACGCGGCGACGCTCTCCGGCGGTCAGCGCAAGCTGCTGGAGCTCGCCCGCGCGCTCATGACGCACCCGCGCCTCGTGCTGCTCGACGAGCCGATGGCCGGCGTCAACCCGACCCTCGGGCGGCGCCTCCTCGACTACCTCACCCGGCTGCGCTCCGAGCGCGACCTCACGATCCTGTTCGTGGAGCACGACATGGACGCCGTGATGGAGCGCTCCGACGAGGTGATCGTGATGGCCGAGGGCGCCGTCATCTCCCGGGGCCACCCCGACGAGGTGCGGCGGGACGCGCGGGTCATCGACGCGTACCTCGGGGCGGAGCCGACGCTCTCGTGACCGACGCCGCCGCGACGCCGGTGCTGGAGGCCGACGGCCTCGTCGGGGGCTACGTCGCCGAGGCCGACATCCTCCGCGGCTGCACCCTGACCGCCGCCGACGGCGAGATCGTCGTGGTGATCGGCCCGAACGGCGCCGGCAAGTCGACGCTCGCGAAGGCCGTGTTCGGCCTGGTGAAGGTGCGCGAGGGCCGGGTGCGTCTGCGCGGCCACGACATCACCGGGGCCGCGCCCCACGAGGTCACCGCCCTCGGCATGAGCTACGTGCCGCAGGTCTCCAACGTGTTCGGCTCCCTGACCGTCCAGGAGAACCTGGAGGTCGGCGGCGTGCTGAAGCGCGGCCTGATCAAGGAGCGGATGGACAGCATGATGACGCTGTTCCCGCGCCTCGGGGAGCGGCGGCGCCAGCGCGCCGGGACCCTGTCCGGCGGGGAGCGCCAGATGCTCGCGATGGCGCGGGCCCTGATGCCCGACCCGACGGTGCTGCTCCTCGACGAGCCGTCCGCCGGGCTCGCGCCGCGCGCCGTCGGCGAGGTGTTCGACACCGTCGTCGAGATCAACCGCGCGGGCGTGACCATCGTGATGATCGAGCAGAACGCCCGTCGCGCCCTCGCGCTCGCCGACCGCGGCTACGTGCTCGAGGGGGGCCAGAACCGCTTCGAGGGCCCCGGCGACAAGCTGCTCGTCGACCCCCAGGTGGCCGAGCTGTACCTCGGCGGCGCGGCCCCTCCCGCCGCGGGCGCGCCCGACCGCTGAGAGCCGGGCGCCGGTGCCGGCCGGCGGGGCGTGCGCCCCGCCGGCCGGCGGCCGTGCGTCCTACTCCTCCGTGATCGTGATGACCTGGTCGCTGTCGACCAGCTTGCCGCCCGTGTAGCTCCAGGTGGCGTAGTTGGCCGAGGCGGGGTCGCCGTTGTCGTCGAAGTCGATCGGACCCGACGCGCCCTCGTAGTCGATGTCCTCGCCGTCGGCGAGCGCCTGCAGGGCCTCGCTCATCTGCTCGTACGTGTACTTGTCGCCCGGGGGACCCGAGACCGCCTGGAGGTTCGCGGCGATGTCCGCCGGGTCGCTCGAGCCCGCCGCCGCCGCCGCGAGGGCGAGCAGCACGACCGCGTCGAAGTTCTGCGCGTCATAGGTCTGACGGGGCTTGTCCAGCTCGGTGTTCCACAGGGTGTCGAACGCCGCGCCGGCCGGGGCCTCGAGGGAGGTCGGGACGGTGCCGCGGATGCCCTCGGTCGTCGGCTCGCCGGCGTCGCCGGGCAGGTCGGGGGACCGGAGGCCGTCGCCGGTGAACGTGCGGGCCGGGTCCCAGTTGCCGGTGCGGACCAGCGCCGGGCCCATCTTCGCCCAGGTGCCGGTGTAGTCGATGATCATCCAGCCGTCCGGGTTCCCGCTCGCGATCTGCTGTGCCTCCGAGTTGAGGCTCGTCGCGTCGGGGTTGTAGGCGACGTTCTTGCCGATGGTGCCGCCGCCCGCCTCCCACGCCTTCGTGAACTCCTCGACGAGCGCGGTGCCGTACGAGTCGTTGCGGTGCGCCGTGTTGACGGTCGCGTCGGCGCCGATCTCCTCGGCCATCACCTGGGCGATGACGCGGCCCTGGATGGCGTCCGACGGCGGCGTGCGGAACACGAGGCCGTCGTCGTCGAGCGTCGTCAGGTCGGGGCCGGTCGCCGAGGGGGTGACGAGCGGGATGCCGGAGGCGATGGTCACGTTCTCCGCCGTCGGGATCAGCTCGGGGGTGGCCCACGGGCCGGCGAGGCCGGCGACGCCGTCGCTCTCGATGAGCTTCGTCGCGGCCTCCTGGGCGGCCTGCGGGTCGGTCTTGGTGTCCTCGGTGATCAGGGTCAGCTCGAGGCCGGTGTCACCGGCGCCCGCGTTGACCTGCTCGGCCGCGAGGTTCGCCGCGTCGGAGCCGGGGCCGCCGAAGTCGGCGAGTGCCCCGGTGAGCGGGACCAGGACGCCGATCTTCAGCTCGCCGACGTCACCGCCGCCGCCGCTATCGTCGTCCCCGCAGCCGGCGACGATGCCGCCGAGTCCGAGCACCCCCACCATGAGGAGGGACGCCATGGTGCGCCGTCGAATCATTCGAGCCCCTTTCGTGTCCGGCGCGCGTATCGGGAGGCGCGTCGATGCGGGCGAGCCTACCCCTCGCCCGGCGTACCTGAAAAGCACATGACCGTCCGGTGCCGTCTCTCGGAACCTTCGGACATGCCGGGGGTGATGGCGTTGCGCCACGCGGTCTTCGTCGTCGAGCAGGGCGTGCCGCCCGAGCTGGAGCACGACGGCCTCGACGCGACGGCCCTCCATCTGCTCGCCGAGGGCGACGGCGCGATCGTCGGCTGCTGCCGGCTCGTGCGCGACGGCGGGGCGATGCGGCTCGGGCGGATGGCGGTCGCCGCCCCCGGTCGCGGGCGGGGCGTCGGGGCCCGGCTGCTGCGGTTCGCCGAGGACGTCGCGCGGGACGCGGGGGCGACGGAGGTCACGCTGCACGCCCAGGTCGGCGCCCGGGGCTTCTACGCGCGGGCCGGGTACGCGGAGGAGGGCGACGAGTTCCTCGACGCCGGCATCGTCCACGTCGCGATGCGGCGGGGTCTCTAGCCGCCGAGGGCGCGGACCGCGGCGGTGACGACGACCGCCGCGACGACGATCGTGAGGAACGACCCGCGGCGCCACGCCACCAGGAGGGCGGCGGCGACCCCCGCGGCCCGGGCGTCGAGCGCCCACGCGCCGCCGGACGTCAGGCCCTGCACCGCGACGAGGGCCGCGAGGAGCGCCGCGGGCAGGAGGTCGGTGATCCGCGTGACGCCGGGCGGCAGGCGGCGGCCGCCGAGCACGAGGGGGCCGGCGGCCTTCATGGCGTAGGTGCCGGCCGCCAGCGCGAGGACCGCGGCCCAGCTCACGGGACCCCGGCGCGGCGGCGGCCGACGAGGAGGCCGAGGCCCGCGCCCGCCGCCGACAGCAGGATCGGCACCCCGGCGGGGGCGACGGGCGTCAGCGCCAGCGCGATCGCGGCGCCGCCGAGCGCCGACGCCCGCGCCGCGGGCGACGTGAGGCGGGGGGCGAGCAGCGCGACGAACGCCCCCGGCACGGCCGCGTCGAGGCCGGTCGCCTCGACGTCGATCGCCCCGGTCAGCGCCCAGCCCGCGACGGTCCCGGCGTTCCACGGCACGAACACCGCGGCCCCCGTGATCCAGAAGGCGCGACGCGCCGTGGCGGGGTCGGGCTGCGCCGTCGCGACGGCGACCGACTCGTCGATCACGAGCTGCGCCGCGACGAGGCGCCGGCGGAGGCGGCCGCCGAGGAGCGGCGCGAGCGCCACCCCGAACGCCAGGTTGCGGGAGGCGAGCAGCAGCCCGGCGAGCACCGCGGCGGCGCCGGTCCCGCCGTCCGCCATGACGCCCACCGCGGCGAGCTGGGCGGACCCGGCGAAGACGAGGGTCGACAGCGCGACCGTCATCGGCAGGCCGAGCCCGGTCTCGGAGCAGAGGACGCCGAACGAGAGCGCGAACGCGCCGGCGACGACCGCGATGGCGGCGGCCTGCCGCACCACCGCGCCGTCGGCCCGGGTGCCGCGGACGGACGTCCCGCTCAGGGCACTAGTGTCCCGATGCGAAGGTTCGGTGGCACTTCCCGGCTGCATCGCGGCGCGATGCTGCGTCCTCGGCAGACCCGGTATTCCCGATACCGGGCCTGACCTGCGTCCTTGCCTCGCTTGCGATTCGCTCGGGAACCGCAGACGAACCTCCGAATCGGGCCACTAGACGATCAGCCCGCTGGCCTCGCGGGGACGCGCCGAGGCGCCGGCGTAGATCTCCCAGGCGACGGCGAGGCGGCGCACCGCCTCCTCCATCACCGCGGGCTCGTCGACGAAGGGGACCCGCAGCCGGTCCTCGTGGCGCCCCTCCGCCGAGAGGGCCTGACCGGGGACGACGTTGACGCCGCAGCGCTGGGCCACCTGGCCGAGCGCCCGCGCGTCGCCCGTCGGCATCCTCACCCACAGCGTGCAGCCGCCGCGCGGTGGCTCCCAGGTCCAGTCGGGGAGGTGCCGCGCGAGCGCGTCGGACAGTGCCGCGTACCGCTCGAGCAGGAACACCCGCCGCTCGGCGACCGCCTCGTCGAAGCGCGGCAGCAGCTCCGCCGCGAGGGTCTGGGCGAGGACGGGGCTGCCGAGGTCGGCGACGATCTTC
Proteins encoded in this region:
- a CDS encoding AzlC family ABC transporter permease, encoding MRQAAAIAVVAGAFALSFGVLCSETGLGLPMTVALSTLVFAGSAQLAAVGVMADGGTGAAAVLAGLLLASRNLAFGVALAPLLGGRLRRRLVAAQLVIDESVAVATAQPDPATARRAFWITGAAVFVPWNAGTVAGWALTGAIDVEATGLDAAVPGAFVALLAPRLTSPAARASALGGAAIALALTPVAPAGVPILLSAAGAGLGLLVGRRRAGVP